The Lachnospiraceae bacterium KM106-2 nucleotide sequence AACATGTTACCCTCTACCGTGAAGAGGCAGAGCTTGTCTGTATTCTTCATCATTACAATATGAGGGAATTCCTTTAAAGTATCAGCAGCGATACGATTATAGCTTGCAGAGTCAATGGATTTAGTATAGCCGAATCGATCGATGAGAACGTAGATATCTTCGACTTTCACTTCCTCTACATATTCTGCTTTTTGAACATTCTCAAGCATGGTTCTTCTTGGAACATTAAAGAGTTTCTTATAAGAACGAAGACGCTCTTTGATCACCTTAAATAATTCTTTTTCATTTCCAAGTACTAATTCGTATTTTGCGATATTTGCAAGTAACGTATCGTTTTCTTCATGTAGTTTAAGAATTTCAAGACCGATCAATTTACTTAATGGCATTGCTAAGATCGCTTCTGCCTGGCGCTCTGTAAAGTCAAGAGAGGCTGCTGCTTTTTGGGAGGCATCAGACTTAAAGTGAATGTCTGTTGTATCACCATTGATCAAACAGTTCTTTGCTTGTTTTACACTAGAACTTCCACGTAGGATTTCGATGATCAGGTCGATCACGTCAGTTGCTTTGATCAGACCATTTACAATTTCAAGACGTGCTTTTGCTTTTTCTAATAAATGCTGATATTCCTTTGTGTAGAGTTCTTCTTGGAAGTAAACAAATTCTTCGATCAGCGATTTTAAATTGAAGAGGATCGGCTGTTGCTTATTAACAGCAAGAAGATTTACAGAATACGTATCTTCTAGAGCTGTCTTTTTATATAAACCATTTAATAGGTTATCGATATTACGATCTTTCTTAACTTCGATAACGATACGAATACCTTCTTTAGAGGATTCATCACGTACATCATAGATCTCATCAAATACTTTATCTTTCATTAGCATGGATAAAGACTCTACAAGCTTTGTCTTATTACCAGCCACAGTATAAGGAATTTCTGTGATGACGATATTCTTTCGTCCATTATCGCTTGCTTCGATTTCATGTTTGGCACGAACTTTTAACTTGCCTTCACCAGTAGAATAGATCTGAGTTAAGACATCTTGGTTGATGATCGTTCCACCAGTTGGGAAATCAGGAGCAGGAATGTAATTCATTAAACCTTCGATCGAAATGTTTGGACGATCCATATAAGCGATGACACCATCGATTACTTCAACTGGATTGTGTGGTGGAATATTAGTTGCCATACCAACAGCGATTCCGGTTGTACCGTTAATTAAAAGGTTAGGAATTGTTGCAGGAAGAACA carries:
- a CDS encoding DNA gyrase subunit A, which encodes MNQTIDNNIIQLDFSEEMKNSYRDYAMSVIISRALPDVRDGLKPVQRRILYAMKELGLAPDKPHRKSARIVGDTMGKYHPHGDSSIYDALVRMAQDYSLSIPLVDGHGNFGSIDGDSAAAMRYTEARLSKGALTLLDNLDKGLVDFQPNFDESEQEPVVLPATIPNLLINGTTGIAVGMATNIPPHNPVEVIDGVIAYMDRPNISIEGLMNYIPAPDFPTGGTIINQDVLTQIYSTGEGKLKVRAKHEIEASDNGRKNIVITEIPYTVAGNKTKLVESLSMLMKDKVFDEIYDVRDESSKEGIRIVIEVKKDRNIDNLLNGLYKKTALEDTYSVNLLAVNKQQPILFNLKSLIEEFVYFQEELYTKEYQHLLEKAKARLEIVNGLIKATDVIDLIIEILRGSSSVKQAKNCLINGDTTDIHFKSDASQKAAASLDFTERQAEAILAMPLSKLIGLEILKLHEENDTLLANIAKYELVLGNEKELFKVIKERLRSYKKLFNVPRRTMLENVQKAEYVEEVKVEDIYVLIDRFGYTKSIDSASYNRIAADTLKEFPHIVMMKNTDKLCLFTVEGNMFQIKASAIPKCKMKDKGVLIHSLCKIGKEDILLFTCFESLYESQVLFATKNGFVKRVSGAEFETIRSMIAATKLEDDDQLVSVQLLSAHEVLSDNQKVIMLTEKGVSLGYPLNEVVEQKKTSRGVKGISLDAKDQVIYTISVAADSESFEFNNQTLSVKKVHMQKRAAKGRKAQIKL